The Saccharopolyspora gloriosae genome has a segment encoding these proteins:
- a CDS encoding DUF177 domain-containing protein yields the protein MSQNRDAASAAPQLGPWVIDTRELGNRAGSSRSFDRSAPAPAGFGLDMIGVPEGDPVQLDVLAESVVEGVLISGTATAEFTGECARCLDKFSEEIEIELRELFAYPDSTTDATTDEDEVSRVVDELIDLEPAVRDAMLLTMPTSPVCSEDCQGLCAGCGVKWAELGPEHTHETMDPRWAALRERFGGNEEEN from the coding sequence ATGTCCCAGAACCGTGACGCAGCAAGCGCCGCCCCGCAGCTCGGCCCGTGGGTGATCGATACCCGCGAGCTCGGCAACCGCGCGGGCAGCAGCCGCAGCTTTGACCGCAGTGCGCCGGCGCCTGCCGGTTTCGGCCTGGACATGATCGGAGTGCCCGAGGGCGATCCCGTCCAGCTCGACGTGCTGGCGGAATCGGTGGTGGAAGGAGTGCTGATCTCGGGTACCGCTACGGCGGAGTTCACCGGTGAATGCGCGCGTTGCCTCGACAAGTTCTCCGAGGAGATCGAGATCGAGCTGCGCGAGCTGTTCGCCTACCCGGACAGCACGACCGACGCCACCACCGACGAGGACGAGGTCAGCCGCGTCGTCGATGAACTGATCGACCTGGAGCCCGCGGTGCGGGACGCCATGCTGCTGACGATGCCCACGTCCCCGGTGTGCAGTGAGGACTGCCAGGGTCTGTGCGCCGGGTGCGGGGTGAAGTGGGCCGAACTCGGCCCCGAGCACACCCATGAGACGATGGACCCTCGCTGGGCCGCGCTGCGTGAGCGGTTCGGCGGAAACGAAGAGGAGAACTAG
- the rpmF gene encoding 50S ribosomal protein L32: MAVPKRKMSRSNTRHRRSQWKATAPTLVQCSNRSCREQKLPHVVCPACGQYDGRQVVQPA, translated from the coding sequence GTGGCCGTCCCCAAGCGCAAGATGTCCCGCTCCAACACCCGGCACCGCCGGTCCCAGTGGAAGGCCACCGCGCCGACCCTGGTGCAGTGCTCGAACCGGTCCTGCCGGGAGCAGAAGCTGCCGCACGTCGTCTGCCCGGCCTGCGGCCAGTACGACGGCCGCCAGGTCGTCCAGCCCGCCTGA
- a CDS encoding glycoside hydrolase family 27 protein yields MPSRTILRRAAPRVGIALLAVLFTTSTAAAPRETVAAAPLPVPPAATPPMGWNSWNTFGCDIDEAKIRGVADAMVSSGMRDAGYRYVVVDDCWYEPERDAAGNLRADRARFPGGMAALGDYLHSRGLLFGIYMSPNVETCAQHTGAYPGQTGSGDREGQDARTFASWGVDYLKYDWCRGAGSSHNVRAAFTAMRDALTAAGRPVVFSVNPNSNFPGAPGESESWRGVAHLSRTTEDIQPVWDTGHHNEHPMGVRNIIDIHSGLSDRPEPGHWNDPDMLEVGVHDVNGYAGLTPEEQRTHLNMWAMFAAPLIAGNDPRTMTEPERDLLTDPGILAIDQDPLGAAATQNTGGDHQVWVKPLHEGTAVALYNRGDAPARIGTGLAELGLRAGNHRVHDLRSGRITETNDRITADVPAHGTALLRLDQ; encoded by the coding sequence ATGCCGTCCCGCACCATCCTCCGCCGGGCCGCACCGCGCGTCGGCATCGCGCTGCTCGCGGTGCTGTTCACCACCAGCACCGCGGCCGCCCCCAGGGAAACCGTTGCGGCGGCACCACTTCCGGTGCCGCCCGCGGCGACCCCGCCGATGGGCTGGAACAGCTGGAACACCTTCGGCTGCGACATCGACGAGGCCAAGATCCGCGGTGTCGCCGACGCGATGGTGAGCTCCGGCATGCGTGACGCCGGCTACCGCTACGTCGTCGTCGACGACTGCTGGTACGAACCGGAACGCGACGCCGCCGGGAACCTGCGCGCCGACCGCGCCCGCTTCCCCGGCGGCATGGCCGCGCTCGGCGACTACCTGCATTCGCGCGGACTGCTGTTCGGGATTTACATGTCGCCGAACGTCGAGACCTGCGCCCAGCACACCGGCGCCTACCCGGGGCAGACCGGCAGCGGGGACCGCGAGGGCCAGGACGCCCGCACCTTCGCGTCGTGGGGCGTGGACTACCTGAAGTACGACTGGTGCCGCGGAGCCGGCTCCTCGCACAACGTGCGGGCGGCGTTCACCGCGATGCGCGACGCGCTCACCGCGGCGGGCAGGCCGGTCGTGTTCAGCGTCAACCCGAACAGCAACTTCCCCGGCGCACCGGGCGAATCCGAAAGCTGGCGCGGCGTCGCGCACCTGTCCCGCACGACCGAGGACATCCAGCCGGTCTGGGACACCGGGCACCACAACGAACATCCCATGGGCGTGCGCAACATCATCGACATCCACAGTGGACTAAGCGATCGTCCGGAGCCGGGCCACTGGAACGACCCCGACATGCTCGAAGTCGGCGTGCACGACGTCAACGGCTACGCGGGCCTCACCCCGGAAGAACAGCGAACGCACCTGAACATGTGGGCGATGTTCGCCGCACCGCTCATCGCGGGCAACGACCCGAGGACCATGACCGAACCCGAGCGCGACCTGCTCACCGACCCCGGAATCCTCGCCATCGACCAGGATCCGCTCGGCGCCGCCGCCACCCAGAACACCGGCGGCGACCACCAGGTCTGGGTCAAACCCCTGCACGAGGGCACCGCCGTGGCGCTCTACAACCGCGGCGACGCGCCCGCCCGGATCGGCACGGGCCTCGCCGAACTCGGCCTCCGCGCCGGAAACCACCGGGTCCACGACCTCCGCTCCGGCCGGATCACCGAAACGAACGACCGGATCACCGCCGACGTCCCCGCCCACGGCACCGCCCTGCTGCGCCTAGATCAGTAG
- the mutM gene encoding bifunctional DNA-formamidopyrimidine glycosylase/DNA-(apurinic or apyrimidinic site) lyase, with translation MPELPEVEVVRRGVAEHVTGRTVSTVDVLHPRAVRRHVPGPEDFAARLAGRTVCGARRRGKYLWLELAEDAAPQATEFVGTAEAPGEAVLTHLGMSGQLLVQPVGTPDEKHLRVRFGFADGGPELRFVDQRTFGGLSLADQVEVGGVLLPTPVAHIAPDPLEEAFDVDAVVAKLRSRRTGVKRALLDQSLVSGVGNIYADEALWRAKLHWARPTETLKRPEVRTLLAAVTEVMRGALDAGGTSFDALYVNVNGESGYFDRSLAVYGQADRPCPRCGAVVRRDAFMNRSSYSCPVCQPKPRNAHY, from the coding sequence GTGCCCGAGTTACCCGAGGTGGAGGTCGTTCGGCGCGGGGTCGCCGAGCACGTCACCGGTCGCACCGTGTCCACTGTGGATGTTCTGCATCCGCGAGCGGTGCGCAGGCACGTGCCGGGGCCGGAGGACTTCGCGGCCAGACTGGCCGGTCGCACGGTGTGCGGAGCGCGGCGGCGCGGCAAGTACCTGTGGCTCGAGCTCGCCGAGGACGCGGCGCCGCAGGCCACCGAGTTCGTCGGTACGGCCGAAGCACCCGGTGAGGCGGTGCTGACGCACCTCGGCATGAGCGGCCAGCTGCTGGTGCAGCCGGTGGGGACGCCGGACGAGAAGCACCTGCGGGTGCGGTTCGGATTCGCCGACGGCGGCCCGGAATTGCGGTTCGTCGATCAGCGCACCTTCGGCGGGCTGAGCTTGGCCGATCAGGTGGAGGTCGGTGGCGTGCTGCTACCGACTCCGGTGGCGCACATCGCCCCGGATCCGCTGGAGGAGGCCTTCGACGTCGACGCGGTGGTGGCGAAGCTGCGGTCGCGGCGCACCGGGGTGAAGCGCGCGCTGCTGGATCAGAGCCTGGTCTCCGGGGTCGGCAACATCTACGCCGATGAGGCGTTGTGGCGGGCGAAGCTGCATTGGGCGCGTCCGACGGAAACGTTGAAGCGCCCCGAGGTGCGCACGCTGCTGGCGGCGGTCACGGAGGTGATGCGCGGCGCGTTGGACGCCGGTGGCACCTCGTTCGACGCCCTGTACGTCAACGTCAACGGCGAGTCCGGGTACTTCGACAGGTCGCTGGCGGTGTACGGCCAGGCCGACCGCCCGTGCCCGCGTTGCGGCGCCGTGGTGCGGCGGGACGCGTTCATGAACCGCTCGTCCTACAGCTGCCCGGTGTGCCAGCCGAAACCCCGCAACGCCCACTACTGA
- the rnc gene encoding ribonuclease III yields MGGKQPRSRVTDRAPLMSALGVELDAELLTLALTHRSYAYENGGLPPNERLEFLGDSVLGLVITDRLYREHPDLPEGQLAKLRASLVNMHALAGVARSLSEGGLGQYLLLGRGEELTGGRDKASILADSLEAVLGAVYLEHGIDVARDMIYRLFGSLLTEAPQRGAGLDWKTSLQELTAATGQGVPEYRVQERGPDHRKEFSAFVSVAGDTLGEGDGRTKKEAEQKAAEAAWRSLSERAEQADSGKSGEAGEDAAAEQPAESSDGPARADDSA; encoded by the coding sequence GTGGGGGGAAAGCAGCCCCGGAGCCGTGTGACGGACCGGGCCCCGTTGATGTCAGCGCTCGGCGTCGAACTCGACGCCGAGCTGCTCACGCTTGCCCTGACGCACCGCTCCTACGCGTATGAAAACGGTGGCCTGCCACCGAACGAGCGCTTGGAGTTCCTCGGCGACTCCGTGCTGGGCCTGGTGATCACCGACCGGCTGTACCGGGAGCACCCGGACCTGCCGGAGGGTCAGCTGGCGAAGTTGCGCGCGAGCTTGGTGAACATGCACGCGCTCGCCGGTGTGGCCCGTTCCCTCAGCGAGGGCGGGCTCGGCCAGTACTTGCTGCTCGGCCGTGGTGAGGAGCTCACCGGCGGCCGGGACAAGGCGAGCATCCTGGCGGACAGCTTGGAGGCCGTGCTCGGTGCGGTGTACCTGGAACACGGCATCGACGTGGCCAGGGACATGATCTACCGCCTGTTCGGGTCATTGCTGACCGAGGCGCCGCAGCGCGGTGCCGGGCTGGATTGGAAGACCAGCCTGCAGGAGCTCACCGCGGCCACCGGTCAGGGCGTGCCCGAGTACCGGGTGCAGGAGCGCGGACCTGATCACCGCAAGGAGTTCAGCGCTTTTGTGTCCGTGGCCGGCGACACCCTCGGCGAGGGTGATGGCCGGACCAAGAAGGAAGCAGAGCAGAAGGCCGCCGAGGCGGCTTGGCGCTCGTTGTCCGAGAGGGCCGAACAAGCCGATTCGGGCAAGAGCGGCGAAGCCGGTGAGGACGCTGCCGCGGAGCAACCCGCGGAGTCCTCCGACGGCCCGGCTCGCGCCGACGATTCAGCGTGA
- a CDS encoding DivIVA domain-containing protein produces MYRVFEALDELVTIVEEARGVPMTSGCVVPRGDVLELLDDVRDAIPQELDDAQDVLDHRDDVVSKAEAQSGKAIGDARSEADRTVSSARAEAEQLIADAQEQADQLIADARARAEESVTAGRREYEDYVGRAQSEADRMVQAGRAAYEQSVHEGRSEQSRLVADTEVAQAAHSESRRIVEAANEDAERLRTECDAYVDSRLADFEDLLSRTLRTVGKGRQQLRSPVGVPFDYEDSRSGPNVYEEN; encoded by the coding sequence GTGTACCGGGTTTTCGAGGCGCTGGACGAGCTCGTCACGATCGTGGAAGAGGCGCGCGGGGTACCGATGACCTCGGGCTGCGTCGTTCCCCGTGGCGATGTGCTGGAGCTGCTCGACGACGTGCGGGACGCGATCCCGCAGGAGCTCGACGACGCCCAGGACGTGCTCGACCACCGCGATGACGTGGTGTCGAAGGCGGAGGCGCAGTCCGGCAAGGCCATAGGGGACGCCCGGTCGGAGGCGGACCGCACCGTCTCCTCGGCGCGTGCCGAGGCCGAGCAGCTGATCGCCGACGCCCAGGAGCAGGCCGACCAGCTCATCGCCGACGCCCGCGCCCGCGCGGAGGAGTCGGTGACCGCGGGCCGCCGCGAGTACGAGGACTACGTTGGCCGCGCCCAGTCCGAGGCGGACCGCATGGTGCAGGCGGGGCGTGCGGCCTACGAGCAGTCGGTGCACGAGGGGCGCTCCGAGCAGTCCCGCCTGGTCGCCGACACCGAGGTCGCGCAGGCCGCGCACAGCGAGTCGCGGCGCATCGTGGAGGCCGCCAACGAGGACGCGGAACGGCTGCGCACCGAGTGCGACGCCTATGTGGACTCGCGCCTGGCGGACTTCGAAGACCTGCTCAGCCGCACGCTGCGCACCGTCGGCAAGGGCCGCCAGCAGCTGCGCAGTCCGGTCGGAGTCCCCTTCGACTACGAGGACTCCCGCTCTGGGCCGAACGTCTACGAGGAGAACTGA